A stretch of Methanosphaerula palustris E1-9c DNA encodes these proteins:
- a CDS encoding 30S ribosomal protein S27e, whose protein sequence is MVRLYRENRSKFYRVKCPDCENEQIIFEKASTVVDCVVCGHVLAEPRGGRAALKAEILAELE, encoded by the coding sequence GTGGTACGACTATACAGAGAGAACAGATCAAAATTTTACCGGGTCAAGTGCCCTGACTGCGAGAATGAACAGATAATCTTTGAGAAGGCAAGCACCGTCGTAGACTGTGTTGTCTGTGGACATGTCCTTGCCGAACCGCGCGGTGGACGAGCCGCTCTCAAGGCAGAGATCCTGGCCGAACTTGAGTGA
- a CDS encoding translation initiation factor IF-2 subunit alpha: MHERDWPEEGELVVCTVATVKDFVAFVQLDEYHGREGLIPISEIATGWIKYIRDHISEGQKIVCKVLHVDTQKGHIDLSLKDVNDHQRREKICEWKNEQKAHKWIEFAAEASGASIEEIENALYHEYGVLFVPFEEMVTNEPSIREKVSLSKEILDALIAVAHENVKIPKVTVSGVLHLTSTKPDGVNVIRRALRSAEPKIPDVGIDIFYIGAPKYGIKITAPDYKTAQKAIDRAAAAAVGVVERAGGEAKFVRKQKSGKV, encoded by the coding sequence ATGCATGAGAGAGACTGGCCTGAAGAGGGAGAACTGGTCGTCTGCACCGTCGCGACAGTCAAGGACTTCGTCGCGTTTGTGCAGCTCGACGAGTATCACGGTCGAGAAGGCCTGATCCCGATCTCAGAGATTGCAACCGGGTGGATCAAGTACATCCGGGACCACATCTCTGAAGGGCAGAAGATCGTCTGCAAGGTTCTGCATGTCGATACCCAGAAAGGTCATATCGATCTCTCTCTCAAGGATGTCAACGATCATCAGCGGCGCGAAAAGATCTGTGAATGGAAGAATGAGCAGAAGGCACATAAATGGATCGAATTCGCTGCTGAGGCCTCCGGCGCTTCCATTGAGGAGATCGAGAACGCCCTGTACCATGAGTACGGCGTCCTCTTCGTCCCCTTTGAGGAGATGGTGACCAATGAGCCGTCGATCCGTGAGAAGGTCTCTCTCTCTAAAGAGATTCTCGATGCACTGATCGCCGTTGCCCATGAGAATGTGAAGATCCCGAAGGTCACGGTCAGCGGAGTGCTGCACCTGACCTCGACAAAGCCTGACGGAGTGAATGTGATCCGACGTGCTCTGCGCAGTGCAGAGCCGAAGATCCCCGACGTCGGCATCGATATCTTCTACATCGGCGCACCCAAGTACGGTATCAAGATCACGGCCCCCGATTACAAGACTGCACAGAAGGCGATCGACCGCGCAGCAGCAGCAGCGGTGGGTGTCGTCGAGCGTGCAGGTGGCGAGGCCAAGTTTGTGCGCAAGCAGAAGTCTGGTAAGGTCTGA
- a CDS encoding RNA-protein complex protein Nop10 produces the protein MKGRIRRCSADHTYTLAAQCPVCKEPTETAHPARYSPEDRYGLYRRLVR, from the coding sequence ATGAAGGGCCGGATCAGGCGCTGTTCTGCTGATCACACCTATACGCTCGCTGCGCAGTGCCCGGTCTGTAAAGAACCGACCGAGACTGCGCATCCTGCCCGTTATTCCCCGGAAGATAGATACGGGCTATACCGTAGACTGGTGCGATGA
- a CDS encoding proteasome assembly chaperone family protein — MEQVTVTFFGDPFRNNDREVTGSAIMIEGLPGIGQVGKVVADYLIEELHAEKIAEIHSIFFPPQVILLDGGTVRLVGNEVYRYRTAEQLVYFLVGDCQSLSNEGHYLLAEQYLQIAARLGVTRIYTLGGYGVGHLVDEPRVLCAVNDPALRGPVEEAGGIFTRDEPGGGIVGAAGLLLGLGAGQGIDGICLMGETSGYLIDPKSAHNLLSLLCRVTGLVVDTSRLHERADDLEQVLAEVRESEQVRTNDELRYIG; from the coding sequence ATGGAGCAGGTCACAGTAACTTTTTTTGGGGACCCTTTTAGGAATAACGACCGTGAGGTCACGGGTTCCGCGATTATGATCGAAGGACTTCCCGGGATCGGTCAGGTCGGCAAGGTGGTGGCAGATTATCTGATCGAGGAACTCCATGCCGAGAAGATTGCCGAGATCCATTCAATCTTCTTCCCTCCCCAGGTGATCCTTTTGGATGGCGGGACGGTCCGGCTGGTAGGGAATGAGGTCTATCGATACCGGACCGCAGAACAGCTGGTCTACTTCCTGGTCGGCGACTGTCAGAGCCTCTCAAACGAGGGGCACTACCTCCTTGCCGAGCAGTACTTGCAGATCGCAGCCCGTCTCGGAGTCACCAGGATCTATACGCTCGGTGGTTACGGAGTCGGCCACCTGGTCGACGAGCCGCGGGTGCTCTGCGCGGTTAATGATCCCGCACTCCGTGGGCCGGTCGAGGAGGCAGGCGGGATCTTCACCCGGGACGAGCCCGGGGGAGGTATCGTCGGCGCTGCCGGGCTGTTGCTCGGCCTCGGTGCCGGCCAGGGGATCGATGGAATCTGTCTGATGGGGGAGACCTCGGGATATCTGATCGATCCCAAGAGTGCCCATAACCTCCTCTCCCTGCTCTGCAGGGTCACCGGGCTGGTGGTGGATACGAGCCGGCTGCATGAACGGGCCGATGACCTGGAGCAGGTGCTCGCCGAGGTGCGTGAGAGCGAACAGGTCAGAACGAACGATGAGCTGCGGTACATTGGGTAA